A window from Terriglobia bacterium encodes these proteins:
- a CDS encoding MogA/MoaB family molybdenum cofactor biosynthesis protein, with the protein MPFTAAVLTISDSSAAGHRDDLSGPAVRAALEAKGFNVIVSSVSKDDQTNIEVAMMDMCHLAQLVVTTGGTGIAERDVTPEATRSIADKIVDGIGERMRSEGAKKTPLAALSRSMCAVRGKSLILNLPGSPSAATESLAAVIDILPHALELLAGKTQH; encoded by the coding sequence ATGCCATTCACCGCCGCCGTCCTCACCATCAGCGATTCCTCCGCCGCCGGCCACCGCGACGACCTCTCCGGCCCGGCCGTTCGCGCCGCGCTGGAAGCCAAGGGCTTCAACGTGATTGTCAGCAGCGTGAGCAAGGACGATCAGACCAACATCGAAGTCGCCATGATGGACATGTGTCACCTGGCCCAACTGGTAGTCACCACGGGCGGCACCGGCATCGCCGAGCGCGACGTAACGCCGGAGGCTACCCGCTCGATCGCCGACAAGATCGTGGACGGTATCGGGGAGCGCATGCGCTCCGAAGGCGCCAAGAAAACGCCGCTGGCCGCGCTCAGCCGCAGCATGTGCGCCGTGCGCGGCAAGTCGCTGATCCTCAATCTGCCCGGCAGCCCCTCCGCCGCCACCGAATCGCTGGCGGCGGTGATTGACATCCTGCCGCACGCCCTGGAGTTGCTGGCGGGCAAAACACAACATTAA
- a CDS encoding sensor domain-containing diguanylate cyclase, with the protein MQKIAILYDASQAVISTFDLDEVLSQILSILGDYFHLHRVAVVLLDADKNMLHVRSHTGWNRESVEMDIPLGRGLIGTAAKLKRPIYAPKVSSDPRYIMSIPSTQSELAVPLIVRDEVVGVLDCQSDQEEFFDTEAIDLLTLFSTQASIALQNAKLYSNEQRKAAQLEAINAIARQTTAVLDIGELLQKSCHFIQQSFAVDHVAMLLLEDGMLVVRAHEGRLTPRIHTGTEMPLAGLCARAIASGKLVTENDVSGVEGYVPGFEETRSEMCLPLISLGETLGVLAVESAQTNAFSPADAQPLESVADICAAAIQNARYFEKVRQLAYVDGLTGIFNRRYFEMRMAEEIERAQRYENELSLIMVDIDNFKKLNDEFGHLLGDETLRQVSTIFAHNLRKVDIACRYGGEEFVILAPQTSGEHAHAVAEKLRKVVEGWSFPGVPRPVTITAGVCSFPANGRTRDELVKAADDALYFAKQHGRNRVQLAGSGLATTA; encoded by the coding sequence ATGCAGAAGATTGCCATCCTCTACGACGCCAGTCAGGCGGTGATTTCGACCTTCGACCTGGACGAGGTGCTGAGCCAGATTCTCTCCATCCTGGGGGATTATTTTCATCTGCACCGGGTTGCGGTCGTGCTGCTGGACGCGGACAAGAACATGCTGCACGTCCGCTCGCATACCGGGTGGAACCGCGAAAGCGTGGAGATGGACATCCCGCTGGGCAGGGGGCTGATCGGGACTGCGGCCAAGCTGAAGCGGCCGATCTACGCGCCCAAAGTCAGCAGCGACCCGCGCTACATCATGTCGATTCCCAGCACCCAGTCGGAGCTGGCGGTACCGCTGATCGTGCGCGACGAGGTGGTCGGAGTGCTCGACTGCCAGAGCGACCAGGAAGAATTCTTCGACACGGAAGCCATCGACCTGCTGACGCTGTTCTCCACCCAGGCGTCGATCGCCCTGCAGAACGCCAAGCTGTACTCGAACGAGCAGCGCAAGGCGGCGCAATTGGAGGCAATCAACGCCATCGCGCGGCAGACCACGGCGGTGCTCGACATCGGCGAGCTGCTGCAGAAATCGTGTCACTTCATCCAGCAATCGTTCGCCGTGGACCACGTTGCCATGCTGCTGCTGGAGGACGGCATGCTGGTGGTGCGGGCGCATGAAGGCCGCCTGACACCGCGCATCCACACCGGCACCGAGATGCCGCTGGCGGGGTTGTGCGCGCGCGCCATCGCCTCAGGAAAGCTGGTGACGGAAAACGATGTCAGCGGCGTCGAGGGCTATGTCCCGGGATTCGAGGAGACGCGCTCGGAGATGTGCCTGCCGCTCATCTCCTTGGGAGAGACGCTGGGCGTCTTGGCGGTGGAAAGCGCGCAGACGAACGCGTTTTCGCCGGCCGACGCGCAGCCGCTGGAGTCGGTGGCGGACATTTGCGCCGCCGCCATCCAGAACGCGCGCTACTTCGAGAAAGTCCGCCAATTGGCCTATGTTGACGGGCTCACCGGCATCTTCAACCGGCGCTACTTCGAGATGAGAATGGCCGAGGAGATCGAGCGCGCCCAGCGCTATGAGAACGAGCTCTCGCTGATCATGGTCGACATTGATAATTTCAAGAAGCTGAATGACGAATTCGGCCACCTGCTGGGCGACGAAACGCTGCGCCAGGTGTCCACCATCTTCGCGCACAACCTGCGCAAGGTGGACATCGCCTGCCGCTACGGTGGGGAAGAGTTCGTCATCCTGGCGCCGCAGACATCGGGCGAGCACGCCCACGCGGTCGCGGAAAAGCTGCGCAAGGTGGTGGAAGGCTGGTCATTTCCCGGCGTGCCTCGTCCGGTGACCATCACGGCCGGCGTGTGCAGCTTCCCGGCGAATGGCAGAACCCGCGACGAGTTGGTCAAAGCCGCCGACGACGCGCTCTACTTTGCCAAGCAGCACGGGCGCAACCGCGTACAGCTTGCCGGATCCGGGCTGGCGACGACGGCATGA
- the moaC gene encoding cyclic pyranopterin monophosphate synthase MoaC yields the protein MAKSFSHYDSTGRARMVDVSQKAATHREAEATAFVAMSPAVVKALAKNPKGDPLEVARVAGIMAAKRTAELIPMCHPLPLSVVDVQAHVRQNGVAIASRVTTTAVTGVEMEALVAASVAALTVYDMCKALDKGIAIREIVLQKKSGGKSGEYRRKAQGARHQARADRLKDR from the coding sequence ATGGCTAAAAGCTTTTCCCACTACGACAGCACTGGCCGCGCCCGCATGGTCGACGTCTCGCAGAAGGCCGCCACCCACCGCGAAGCCGAGGCCACCGCCTTCGTCGCCATGTCGCCGGCGGTGGTGAAGGCGCTGGCGAAAAATCCCAAGGGCGATCCACTGGAAGTGGCGCGGGTAGCGGGAATCATGGCCGCCAAGCGCACCGCGGAACTGATTCCGATGTGCCATCCGCTGCCGCTGAGCGTGGTTGACGTGCAGGCGCACGTGCGGCAGAATGGCGTCGCCATTGCCTCCCGAGTGACGACGACCGCCGTCACCGGCGTCGAAATGGAAGCGCTGGTGGCCGCCAGTGTCGCTGCTCTGACGGTGTACGACATGTGCAAGGCGCTCGACAAAGGCATCGCGATCCGCGAGATCGTGTTGCAGAAGAAGTCAGGCGGAAAAAGCGGGGAGTACAGGCGCAAGGCTCAAGGCGCAAGGCATCAGGCAAGAGCTGATCGACTGAAAGACCGATAG
- a CDS encoding VTT domain-containing protein yields the protein MHTLGNLLARWSAFLWALLKPLGAWGVFAIAGIDAALLGLPLDPLVAGYVYKHPERFWLYILMAAAGSALGSLIIYAIGYEMGELVLEKRMGPLKFARMRERFEQHKYLALILPAMMPPPFPFKLFALSAAVFEMHFSHFLLAIFAGRVARFLILSVLVIKFGPRAVTLAANLVRTHLAWLLLALLLAVIFAVAFWWRSRNNKTA from the coding sequence TTGCACACACTAGGCAATCTCCTGGCCCGCTGGTCGGCATTTCTCTGGGCGCTGTTGAAACCCCTCGGGGCGTGGGGCGTCTTTGCCATCGCCGGAATCGACGCGGCCTTGCTCGGCTTGCCGCTCGATCCGTTGGTTGCCGGCTACGTCTACAAGCATCCCGAGCGGTTCTGGCTCTACATACTGATGGCGGCCGCCGGCTCCGCCCTGGGCAGCCTGATCATTTACGCCATCGGCTACGAGATGGGCGAATTGGTGTTGGAGAAGCGCATGGGGCCGCTGAAATTTGCCCGCATGCGCGAGCGCTTCGAGCAGCACAAGTATCTCGCGCTCATCCTGCCCGCCATGATGCCGCCGCCGTTTCCTTTCAAACTCTTCGCGCTCTCCGCCGCCGTCTTCGAAATGCACTTCAGCCACTTTCTGCTGGCCATCTTCGCCGGGCGCGTGGCGCGCTTTCTGATCCTCTCCGTGCTGGTCATCAAGTTTGGGCCGCGAGCGGTCACGCTGGCCGCCAACCTGGTCCGTACCCACCTGGCCTGGCTGCTGCTCGCGCTGCTGCTGGCTGTGATCTTCGCCGTGGCCTTCTGGTGGAGGAGCAGAAACAACAAGACCGCTTAG
- a CDS encoding amidohydrolase: MKWAAFVLLVGATASACAQSAAVPKEVQTVYPDAHALYVDLHQHPELSSHETQTAAKLAGRLRSLGYEVTEHVGGAGIVAILKNGPGPTVMLRTELDALPVEEKTGLAYASKVRTKDDRGQDVAVMHACGHDLHMASIAGTGAIMAQSRTTWHGTLMLIGQPAEETIGGADGMIKDGLLTRFPRPDVAVALHVGNELPAGKVGVVPGIYDTNSDSLRITIFGKGGHGSAPHTAIDPIVIAARTILALQTIPSREVKPGEMTVITVGYMRAGTKNNIIPDQAELGLTVRTYKQDIRKQVLAAIARITKAEAQAAGAPREPLIERLEFTDAVYNDPALAQRLRSALESTLGKDNVVSEEPQTASEDFSYFVKQGIPGFYFNLGGADPEKLAQAKAAGTTLPSNHSALFAPDVEPALETGITAEVAVLRNLLNASAEELRKLTAQSASRQ, from the coding sequence ATGAAATGGGCGGCATTCGTGCTCCTGGTCGGCGCGACGGCATCAGCGTGCGCGCAATCTGCGGCGGTACCCAAGGAAGTTCAAACCGTCTATCCCGACGCGCACGCTCTCTATGTCGATCTGCACCAGCACCCGGAGTTGTCTTCGCACGAGACCCAAACGGCAGCCAAGCTCGCCGGCCGCTTGCGCAGCCTGGGTTACGAAGTCACGGAGCACGTCGGCGGCGCCGGCATCGTCGCCATTCTCAAGAACGGTCCCGGGCCCACGGTCATGCTGCGCACCGAACTCGATGCCCTTCCGGTGGAAGAAAAAACCGGCCTCGCCTACGCCAGTAAGGTCCGGACCAAGGATGACCGCGGGCAAGATGTCGCGGTCATGCACGCCTGCGGGCACGACCTGCACATGGCTTCCATCGCGGGCACGGGCGCGATCATGGCGCAGAGCAGGACGACCTGGCACGGCACTCTGATGCTGATCGGGCAGCCGGCCGAGGAAACCATCGGCGGCGCCGATGGCATGATCAAGGACGGCTTGCTGACCCGTTTTCCGCGGCCGGATGTGGCCGTGGCGCTGCACGTCGGCAATGAGCTTCCGGCCGGCAAGGTGGGAGTCGTGCCCGGCATCTACGACACCAACTCCGACTCCCTGCGCATCACCATCTTCGGCAAAGGCGGGCACGGATCGGCGCCGCACACGGCCATCGATCCGATCGTGATCGCTGCCCGCACCATCCTCGCCCTGCAGACCATCCCCTCTCGCGAGGTGAAACCCGGCGAGATGACGGTGATTACCGTCGGCTACATGCGCGCCGGCACCAAGAACAACATTATTCCCGACCAGGCCGAACTTGGGCTGACGGTGCGCACCTACAAACAGGACATCCGCAAGCAGGTGCTGGCGGCGATTGCCAGGATTACCAAGGCGGAAGCGCAAGCAGCCGGCGCGCCGCGCGAGCCGTTGATCGAGCGGCTCGAGTTCACCGACGCTGTCTATAACGACCCCGCGCTGGCGCAGCGGCTCAGGTCTGCGCTTGAATCTACGCTGGGCAAGGACAATGTCGTCAGTGAGGAGCCGCAAACGGCGTCGGAGGACTTTTCGTATTTCGTTAAGCAGGGTATCCCGGGCTTCTACTTCAACCTGGGAGGCGCGGATCCGGAGAAGCTGGCCCAGGCCAAGGCGGCGGGAACCACGCTGCCGTCCAACCACTCTGCCCTGTTTGCACCCGACGTGGAGCCGGCCTTGGAAACCGGCATTACCGCGGAAGTCGCCGTGTTGCGGAACCTGCTGAACGCGTCGGCGGAAGAATTGCGGAAGCTGACGGCACAATCGGCCTCACGCCAGTGA
- a CDS encoding response regulator, translating into MPSNVKVLLVDDNPMVLGMLRQALAPMANLSTAGDGADALLKIIDEPFDLIISDYQMPGMDGRALFDKIKARASTARIPFIIIATKGDIDEKLKVLQDKVEDFIEKPFFVKEAAGKIKRIIDKIALEKLAREAPTADGKLRGSLAQMNVIDLLQSLDLGHKSCLLTLTNNGDRCEIYFHDGQINHAVYGGLKGDEAVFKVLSWTGGNFQIDFNGNSDQKSISRSTQGLLMEGLRLLDESSREAEDNVLEA; encoded by the coding sequence ATGCCATCCAACGTCAAAGTCCTTCTGGTCGACGACAACCCCATGGTGCTGGGGATGCTGCGGCAGGCGCTCGCCCCGATGGCCAACCTCAGCACCGCCGGGGATGGCGCCGATGCCCTGCTGAAGATCATTGACGAGCCCTTCGACCTGATCATCAGCGATTACCAGATGCCCGGCATGGATGGCCGCGCCCTGTTCGACAAGATCAAGGCCCGCGCCTCCACCGCGCGCATTCCCTTCATCATCATTGCCACCAAGGGCGACATCGACGAAAAGCTCAAGGTGCTCCAGGACAAGGTCGAAGACTTCATCGAGAAGCCCTTCTTCGTCAAGGAAGCGGCGGGAAAGATCAAGCGCATCATCGACAAGATCGCGCTGGAGAAACTGGCCAGGGAAGCGCCTACCGCCGACGGCAAACTGCGCGGCAGCCTGGCGCAGATGAACGTCATTGACCTGCTGCAGTCGCTCGATCTCGGTCATAAGAGCTGCCTGCTCACGCTCACCAACAACGGCGACCGCTGCGAAATCTACTTCCACGACGGCCAGATCAACCACGCCGTCTACGGCGGCCTGAAAGGTGACGAGGCCGTGTTCAAGGTCCTGAGCTGGACCGGCGGCAACTTCCAGATTGACTTCAACGGCAACAGCGATCAGAAGTCCATCTCGCGCTCCACCCAGGGCCTGCTCATGGAAGGCCTGCGCCTGCTCGATGAATCCAGCCGGGAAGCCGAAGACAACGTGCTGGAAGCGTGA
- a CDS encoding molybdopterin molybdotransferase MoeA encodes MQPTILSFEDARRGVEQAAAQVHPPEAERCELLLAGGRVLAESVLADRDFPPFARATRDGYAVRSADVASVPARLKLVGEIRAGGPPQALDIEPGQAVEIMTGAPVPVGTDAVVMVEYSLRTGDTVEIQRSVAAGENIVPAGAEAKRGEVLLSPGTRLNPAAIAVAGSCGRHRLHVYKRPRVAILSTGDELVDIAAEPAANQIRNSNSYSLAAQVHAAGGVPVVLPIAPDELERLRHLVRQGLTSDLLLLSGGVSVGKYDLVEQVLAELGAEFFFTGAHIQPGRPVVFGRAPARPGALPTHFFGLPGNPVSTMVCFELFARLMVEALAGASPRRMTFTQARLRYDVKVKTGLTRFLPALLSGEYERSEVELVKWQGSGDMAATARANCYLVVPPDREMLAAGDMVSLLLV; translated from the coding sequence ATGCAGCCCACCATTCTCTCCTTCGAAGACGCACGCCGCGGGGTGGAGCAAGCCGCGGCGCAAGTCCATCCTCCCGAAGCCGAGCGGTGCGAACTGCTCCTCGCCGGCGGCCGCGTGCTCGCCGAATCCGTGCTCGCCGACCGCGACTTCCCGCCATTTGCGCGCGCCACCCGCGACGGTTACGCGGTCCGCTCCGCGGATGTCGCCAGCGTCCCGGCTCGCCTGAAGCTGGTCGGAGAAATCCGCGCCGGCGGGCCGCCGCAAGCGCTGGATATCGAACCGGGCCAGGCAGTCGAGATCATGACTGGAGCGCCCGTCCCGGTCGGCACGGATGCCGTCGTCATGGTTGAATACAGCTTGCGCACCGGCGACACGGTCGAGATCCAACGCAGCGTGGCCGCGGGAGAGAACATCGTGCCCGCGGGCGCCGAAGCCAAGCGCGGAGAGGTCCTGCTGTCCCCGGGCACGCGCCTTAACCCCGCCGCCATCGCCGTCGCCGGCTCATGCGGCCGCCACCGACTGCATGTCTACAAGCGTCCGCGCGTGGCGATCCTTTCTACCGGCGATGAACTCGTGGACATCGCCGCTGAGCCCGCCGCCAACCAGATTCGCAATTCCAACAGCTACTCGCTGGCCGCGCAGGTGCACGCCGCCGGCGGCGTGCCGGTCGTACTGCCGATCGCACCCGACGAATTGGAGCGCTTGCGCCATCTGGTGCGGCAGGGGCTCACCAGCGACCTGCTGCTGCTCTCCGGCGGCGTCAGCGTGGGCAAGTACGACCTGGTCGAGCAGGTCCTCGCCGAGCTGGGCGCGGAATTTTTCTTTACCGGCGCACACATCCAGCCGGGGAGGCCAGTTGTCTTCGGTCGCGCGCCCGCGCGCCCCGGCGCTTTGCCCACGCATTTCTTCGGACTGCCGGGGAATCCTGTCTCGACCATGGTCTGCTTCGAATTATTCGCGCGCCTGATGGTGGAAGCGCTCGCCGGCGCATCTCCACGAAGGATGACGTTCACCCAGGCGCGCTTGCGGTACGACGTCAAGGTCAAAACCGGGCTCACGCGCTTTCTCCCGGCCCTGCTGAGCGGTGAATATGAGCGTAGCGAAGTTGAACTGGTGAAATGGCAAGGCTCGGGCGATATGGCCGCCACCGCGCGCGCCAACTGCTACCTGGTCGTCCCGCCCGACCGCGAAATGCTGGCCGCCGGCGACATGGTTTCCCTGTTGCTGGTGTAA